GGTCCGCAGCGGCGCTTCATGCTGGTCGATCCGAACAACCGTCTGGTTGCCGACACTCTTGAACGGGAATGGAACGACAAGCTGCGCATGCTGGCCGACCTGCAGGAAGAAGGAGAGCGTGCTCTACGCGAAGACCGGCTAACACTGGACGATGCGATCCGCGATCGGTTGATCGCCATGACGACCGACTTCAAAACGGTCTGGTACGATCCAACCCTGCCGAACCGTGAACGCAAGCAGCTTCTGGCCTACCTTGTCGAGGACGTCACACTGCTCAAGTTCCCCGCCGAGGGAGAGACCAGGATCCACATCCGCTTCAGAGGCGGGAGGACCGAAACACTGACGACCCAGAATCCCAAATCCTCCGCACAGCAGGTAAAGACGCGGCCCGAGGTGATCGAACTGGTCGACAAGCTTCTCGACGACCATATCTGCGCCGAAATCGCGGATATCCTGAATGCAAAGGGAATCCGACCTGGCGGCTCAGCGCGGCGTGATCAGGCCGATGCCCAGTTTACCGACCTGCGCGTCATCTATATCGTCAAACAATATGGTCTGCGCTCTCGCTACGACCGGCTGCGCGAGCGGGGAATGCTGACAAAAGCGGAAGCCTGCGCAAAACTCGGCATCACCGAGTGTACCTTGGTCAGATGGGCGAAATACGGCATCGTAAAACGACACGCCTACAACGGCTATATCGGCCTCTATGAGCCGCCAGGACCGCACGTCCCGGCCAAGCAGTGCAGCCGATGGAACCAACTGGTCCACCGGGCTGAGACCGTCCGTCGGCTCAGCGGCTCAAAATGCACCGATCTCGACGATAGGGCTGTAGTATGAAACCGGTTAGTTGGCATAGAGCGACATGCCAATGCCGTCATGCCACAGGATCTTGCACAGGTCGCCGCGACGACCCCGGAAGACATACAGATCCCCGGCATGGGGATCGCGCTTGAAACTCTGCTGAATCTGCAAAGCCAGAGACCGCATGCCCTTCCTCATATCCGTATGCCCGGTCGCGATCCATATCCTGACACCCGAGGGGATCGGGATCACCGTCGCAGCGACCGCAGGACGGCAGCAGCCAGATCCGGTGGTGTATCCGCAGCCAGGCGGACCGTGATGCTGCCCAGTTCCACGACAACCGCTGGCCCCATCGGCGGTGCTGGATCAGGCTTCACCGCAACGGCAGCAAAACCTTGTCCATCACCGAACATCTGACGCCGCCAGCGATATATCTGGCCGGGCCGCAGATCCGCTTCCCTCGCGATCTCCGCCGCGTTCGCACCGGGCTGCGAAACCGCCATCACCAGCGCCCGCTTCTGTTCATCAGACCAAGAGCGCCGCCGCTCGACCCCCGAAATTATCGTCACCTGACCCATCGCACCGTCTCTAGTACCGGTGCAAGCACCAGTGCTTGCACCGGTGCCATCTCCAAATATCAGCCAATCACCGCAAGGCGGCCTTCACCGAAGGCGTACGATTGGCCAAGCGTCTCTCGGCAGCATCGAGCGTCGCCTTTTTGAGATCGAGGAGCCATGAGGGTCCGAAATGGTTGCGAACGTTGCGCAGCGAGGCGCTATTGGTTTCAAGTAACCGTGGCGCCGAGCTTTCAATCACCCACATCTTTGAGAGCAAGGTTGTATCCTGTCGAGATGTCCATGAGCCGTCGCCACTTTTTCGACATCACGGTGCGCGTGATTGAATCATAACTGTTTCATTCGCTTCAACAATTATTGCCCGAAGACCCGTAATTAATTAAAATACTTAGGGTACTCGCAAGCCTCACCGGACGGGTACATTGAACGAGCAACATCAAAATGACTTAATTAATGACGTGCAAAACAACGGTATCTAGCTGATGGTATAAATCCGAGATAGCATGTTCATGGCGGGTACTCCTTTCCGATCGGTACGGTCAGGGATATCAGGATTGAACGGCCCTCAGGCGCAAGCAACCACGGATTAAGGCGCGATGCGCCAGCTCGGCTGAAGACGGTGATGTTCGGACGTGCATCAAGAATGTTGCGTATCCTGCCCGTAACGCGGAAGGTAGGCGTCGACTGTGTATTCCCAGCATTTCCGAAGTCCCGGGATGCGGTGAAGTCAAGCATACCGAGCGGTTCGCTGTGTATGGCATCATGACCGTTTTGCGCTTGTGCATGTACTCCGCTGCGCCACGAATAGTCGACCACCAGACTTGTACGCGCCCCTGTCACCCCCCCTTGCAGGGTGAGATTCCATGCCGATGGGGCCCCCCCCACAATACTGAGCGGGTGCGCCAGAAGGTCGATCGGCGCGAACCTGGGCATAAGTTGCAGCGATTGCTCCATAAGATGTTCGGCACGCACGCCCAACCGCCATTGCAAGGGGCGTACAACGGTCGCCTTCGGCCCTGCTGTCGATGACGCGTCAGAGGTTCCGGCGAGATTAAGGGTTAGGGTCAGCGATTTGCGTAGAAGGCGCCTGGCGTTGAATGGACGCGCATCGATGAGCGTCAACCTTCCGCCCGCGTCGCGGATAAAATGATCTGGAAAATACGCTTCCAGAAGCGGCGACGGTTCCGGCAAGCTGACAATTGGCTCGTTCGTCCGTATCGTTAAGTAGGTCGTTCCGAAGGCGGCGCTCATGCCTCCAAATGTTCGCGTGTAGTTGGCAGACAGCGTGATTGTATCGCTGCTCTCGCGTGCCAGCGCAGTGCCGCCGGTGAGATAGTTGGTTGCCACGATTCCGGCGACACGATAATCATATACGTTGACGTCAGGCACGACCAGTCGAGGGGCGCCGAGTTGTGCGATCGACGGAAAGCTGCCACGGCTTTCCATCACGGCATTCACTGACAGTTCCGGAAATATCAACCAACTCGCCGACAAAGCCCTGCCGAACATACGGCCGGTCCCGGCGAGGCTTTCGATCGTAAGCGTGGGACTGAAATCGATCGTACCCAGCACCCCCAACAACGGTGTCTTCGGGCCGACAAGCGGTAGCGTCAGGGTCACTTGTGCGCGAGTGGAGCGGTATCGGTAAGTGGGGCGCGTTGCATAGAGCCGATCAAAGTTCACCACCGAGGATCGATCGTGTCCAGCATGAATGTCGAGCCGCACCTGCCCGGGCGTAAGATCCAGTAGCGGTCCGCCGAGTTGTGCGTCCACGGATCCGGTCGTGGTGCTCAAGGCGACGCTCTGGGAGCGGCAGACGGGCCCAACATCGGTGCAAAGTGCCGTCGAGGCATCCTGTTGCAGCCGCGTAATGCTATGCGAGACAGAATGGCTTAATCCGATCATTATGCTGGTGAACCATGCGCCGCGATTAACGCTGTAAGTCGCGGAGATGTCCTGCGCATCGACACTTGTAAGCTGTCGGCGCCGCTGCGCGGGGAGGAGGACGCCAGAGACATCGCTCAGAGCAAGCAAGCTGAAGGTACGGTCGTGGTTCGTTTTGACGCCCATATCGAGCATTCCGTTTCCAAGCGGCAGTGAGAAACCAAGCCTCGCGTCCAACTCCTTCCGTCCAGGGACCAGGCTGCGGTCCCGATTTCCCTGGACGCCGGTTTCGCTGTTGCCACCGACTGCGGGCCGCCGACTGGCGCGCACCTCTCCGTCCCTGACCGCAGACACGGTAGCGTTCAATCGACGATCTCCCCGCAACCGTGCGCCGCGTCCCACCATACTGACGAGCCCACGGTCGCGACGGGTCGTGCCGCCGGCTTTGGCTTCAACCGTCAGGCTCTGAAAATTGCGTTTCAGCACGATATTGAGGGTGCGGCCCCCGCGTGGAGCAAAGCCGAAGCGCTGCCCAACGGGCGCATCGTATATCTCCACCCGCTCGACCGCTTCGGGCGGCAGTGCTTCGATATCCGCGAGGGAGCCGAGCCGCCGGCCATTAACGACGACGTCTGGCGCAACGCCTTCGTGCTGCGCGATGGCCTCCAGCAATTCGCCGAGCGTCGTTGTACGATAGGCAGACAGAGTATCGTCTGACAGGATCCGACGCGGCTTGATATCATCGATGGGCGTCAAACGCCTGCCTGTAACCACGATGGCCGTGTCGCTTAATTCATCTAAGGCAACCTTCGCCTCCGTCACCGCTGCCGACGGAAACTCCTGTGCATGAACCTGCGAAGCCGAAACAAGCACAATAGCCAACGAAGAAAGTGGCGCTAAGCGGAGAATGGCTAAAGGCAGCATATACTCCCGTGAACCTACACAGCGACTTTTTTTCTAGGCCTGACCCGAACGCGTCATAAGGACGTTTTTGTCCAAACTTCTGACCTGTGACAGGCTGTCCATAAACCGTTCACCCATCGCAATGATAACGGCCTATGGCGACATCGGCAAAATGGGCCGTCCGACAGTGCATCATCGCATCAACATTCTGTTTGAAGTCTTTACTGGCGAAGGGTTGTGTCACGACAAACGTGCTATCATCGGGCTGTCCGTCTTTTTGGATCGTCCTCAGCATCCCCCCGAAAAACGGTACGTCGGAAATATGTACCTCGCCTAGGAAGCGGCGGATGGCTTCATGCTCCTCGTTGACAACATCGCTTCCAGCGTCCGCTTGCAGCTTCCTCCAATCTAGCCCGGCCTGCGCAGCGGCGGCGTCGGGATGCCCGGTGGAAGTCGGGTCGTTCGTGACCGCATCGAGGAACTCTGACAGCTTTGCCTCACGAGCCGCAGCAAGAACGAGCTTGGCCATATCAACGCCTCCAGGCTGGGCGCTCGGCATTTCCAGATAGATGATACGTAAACCCTGAAGAGCGTTCGCTGATTGTCGCGCCTGTCGATACGTCTTGGCGCAACTTGGCGACTGGATACTGCAAACAAGGATTGTCAGACCACGCACTACCCCGGCTGGATTGTCCCTTCCAAAAAAGGGAAATCTTCTTCCCTCACGAAGATTTATCACGGCCTGCGGCAAGGCCTTGAATTGGCTTTGTGTCTTTGCCTTGTGGCTTTCAAATCTCTTGAGATCGGCATCTGCTCCAGCCCAGGTGGCAGGTAGAAGAATGAGAGACAACACCATCATAGAAGCGATCAGCCATGACTTGATTGCGCGCATCTCCACCCCGATTTCACTAGAAAGCTGGATGGCACCCCGTCAGCATAAGACGGGGTGCCAAAAGCGGTAAGAAGTGAAGCTAGTTTCCAAATGACCAGATTGAACCGGAAGCAAACTGACACCCGGCACTTTGGATGTTGGCGCTGTTGAACGCCCCTGGCGCACTGAAGAACGTCTGGTATTGCGCACTACAGTTTCCTGACGTGGAAATAGTCAGAGTCTCATCAATCTCCGCCGCATAGCTCGCGTAAGCACTATCCGTGCTAGTAAAGATGACCTTACCGAAATATGTTCCAGCAGACGAAGGTTTCGGGGCCCACAGGATCGTACCGGTGCCACCATTCGCAGACAATGTGGGAGCGGAACTGACGCGCGACGTGCTGGTCGGCCGATAGGTTCCCCTTGTATCGTTAGACACATCGAGACGCCGCCCTCCACTCGTCGCCTGCGCTGGCCCGGCAACGGAAGAGATTAGTAAAGCTGCACCTAAAATATTCAACGTAATGGCGAATATATTTTTCATAAATTCCTCCAAATAATCGCAATATTTCCGACACATTATATAATATTCAAACAAATTAACACACGATCTCATATCTCTAGTAAGAGATAGTGTGTGAATCGCTATATACAAACATATATTATTTTGATCAATATTATATGATCCAATAATTCATACTAATTATGTAATTAAATAAAATAGTTACATGTTATTATAGCGAAATTACTTATTGTTGTAAATTTAAGTACAATCATTTCTATATTACGCAAGGTTATTGCGTCCATTAAAGTCGGCTTATTATCTGAAAATATCACGGGATATGCCGGACGCCTCGAACAGATAATCGCGGCTGGCTTCCAGTTCGCTCCTGAGTTTAGCAACATCGACGCCGACGACTTCCCCCCGCCATTTGCGGATCGCACCGGCGACCATCACGGTGTCGACGTTGGAGCGTTCCATCAACGTGACGACGGCGCCGGTCACATGGTTGAGCGGGGCGACGTTAATCGCCGATGCGTCGAGCAACAGGATGTCGGCGTCCTTGCCGGGTGTCAGGCTGCCGATCTTGCGATCAAGTTTCAGGCCTTTCGCGCCCTCGATCGTCGCGAAGCGTATCGCGTCGCGTGAGGTCACCATATCCGGCAGGTCGCTGTCGCCACTGAGTGCCCGTTCGTTGACGAAGGCACGCTGCAGCGTCATCGCGCTGCGCATCTGCGTGAAGGGGTCGGCCGTCATCGTGCATTCGACATCGCTCGAGAGCGACGGCTGCATGCCTAGATCGAGCGCCTTCTGGATCGGCGGCATGCCGTGCCGCATTGTCATCTCGATCGGCACCGACAGCGAGATATGGGCGCCTGCATCAGCCGCTGCCTTCCAGGCGAGATCGGACATGCCGGTCATATGGATGAAGATATTGTCCGCACCGAACTGGCCGGAACGGGCGAGCTCATCGAAGACGGCTTGCACGCCGAAGGTGCCAACCACATGCAGCGCGATCGGAATGGCCAGTTCCCGACCGATCTTCCAGGCTTCCGCATGGCCGGGCAAATAGATTTCGCCGCCCATGGCCATGGTCAGGAGCTGGTCGTCAGATGAGAAATGTTCCGATTTCAACCGCCGTGCATCGAGCGGGTATTGCGCGCGGTCGCCCCAACCCTCGAAATAGCCGAAAACCGCACGACGACCAGCGTCACGCAGCGCCTGTACGGCGGCGTCCGAATGTTCAGGAGAATGATGGATCTGTGAGACGTCCATGACCGTCGTCACCCCGGCGTCGATCTGCGAGAGCGAGCCGAAGAGCTCGCTAATGTAGACGTCCTGCGGACGGTAGACCATCGAGAACTTCTGGAGGATGTCCTCATGATAGTTGATCGCGCTATGCGGAAGCCCGTCGTTGATCAGGATGCCGTCCGCCAGGAAGCCGCGTAGCGCTGTCTCGAATTGGTGGTGATGGGTATCGACGAAACCCGGCATCACGATCATGCCATGCGCATCGAGAATCGCGGCGTCTCCGGCGTCGATATTCGGGCCAACGGCTTCGATGCGCCGGCCGGACACAAGGACGTCGGCGCAGGCGAAATCGCCGACGTGTGGATCCATCGACAAGACGCTGCCGCCCCGGATAAGAAGCCGCCGACCATCCTCGCCGGATGCGCTCGGCATCTCTGACGGTGTCGACCTCCGGGCATTGTCTAAAATAGGCGAGCCGCCGCCAGCCTTGCCCCCAGGATGATATTGGCCGGGCGTTGCGGCCGTCGGCAATGCGCCGGCATTATCCTGGCTATGGTGCTTGCACATACGGCTTCTCCCCAAGATTTCGATATTATCCTTGGTTTCCGCCGATGGATTGTCCGCGATCGACGCTGATCTCCTGTCCGGTGATTTCTGATGCGCCGTCAGAGGCCAGGAACATATAGGCGCCAGCCAGATGCTTGGGATCGATCAGGCCGGGGCGAATCACCATCTGCGCCATCAGCGCCGCCTGATCGTCGGCCGTCAGCCCGTTCATGTTCATTTCGGTCGCCATTGAACCAGGACATACCGCGTTGACCGTGATGCCCTTCTCCCCGAGATCGCAGGCCAGCGAGCGAACCATGCCCAGGACCGCGTGCTTGGACGAGATATAGGCCAGGAAATTGCCCTTCATCGCCAGGCGCGCCCAGATCGACGCCGTGAAGATGATCTTCCCGCCGGGCTTCATGCGGGCGATGGCTTCCTGCGCGCACCAATAGAGGCCGAACACGTTCACCTCGAAATGGCGAACGAAAGTCTCGGCATTCTTGTCGCTGCGATCGGCTGGGGGGGTTGGGATGCCGATGCCGGCGTTGTTCACCAGGACGTCGATATCGCCCATGTCGGCAAAGGCGGCGATCACCTCCTCCCGGCGAGAAATATCGAATTTCAGGGCGGTGACTTTCGCGCCGGTCTCCTTCTGGATAGCGTCCCGCGCCTCAAAGACGTCGTCGAGATGCGAGGTAATCGTCAGATCTACGCCTTGCCGCGCAAATTCTGTCGCGACGGCCAGTCCGATTCCGCTGCTTGCGCCCACGAAAACGATCTTCTTGCCCGACAATCCGTAATTAGCCTTGGTCATTGGTAAATCCTCTCATGATTCATTGTGCAGACATCGCGCCATCACCCGGCTCTCACCAGCGGTCGCGGCGGATCGCTGGCAATCGGGGTTTCTCGAAAGGCGGCGTCGAGTTCGGCCAGCTTGGTCCGATAGGCGGCAACCGCCTGGTCCTTTACAGGACCGTAGCCGCGTATCTCGTCCGCCGCGGCCAGCAGCGCTACGGCCCGGTCGTAATTGGCCGGCGTGAGGGCTGCGAGTGTCGCCGACAGCAGCTGCGTATAATCCGCGATCAACCCGCGCTCCATCCGGCGTTCGGCGGTATAACCGAAAGGATCGAAAGCGGAGCCGCGCAAACCACGCAGCCGGGCCAGCACGCTGAGCGGGCCAAGGATCCATGATCCGAACTCGCGCTTGCGCGGCCTGCCATTCACCAGCCCCCCGCCCAGGATCGGCGGCGCAAGGTTGAAGGCGATGCGGGCCTTGTCATCGAACGCCTTGGCGATGTCCGCGCGCAGGCGATTGTCGGTCAGCATCCGGGCGACCTCATATTCGTCCTTATAGGCCAGCAGCTTGGCATAGGTCCACGCGACGGTTCGGGACATTCTATCGTTGCCGGACGCGACGCCCGCGTCGACAGCCCGGACCTGCGCCATGACGTCGCGATAGCGCTGCGCCAGCGCCGCATTCTGATAGGCGGTCAGATGCGCGGCGCGATGCTCGACAATCTCATCGACGGTTTGCGCGCGCGGCGGCGGTTGCGGCGTGGCGCCCCGCGCCATGTCCAGCACGGCCCGCGGATCGGCAGCGTAGAGCCGCCCCAGCCGGAAAGCGCGGATATTGAACGGCACCGCCACGCCATTCAGCGCCACCGCCTGCTCGATCGCCTCGACCCCGACGGGCAGTTTGCCGCCCTGCGCCGCCACGCCGAGCAGGAACAGATTGGCCCCGATCGTGTCCCCCATGATGGCCAGCGCGATCGCGGAGGCGTTCGCCCCGGTGAAGCTGTCCGTGTCCACCGCGCGGCGCAATTGCGCGGTCAGCAACGTGGTATCGGGATCGAAGTCGCGATTGAACTGGAACGCCAGCGTCGGGGACACATCGCCATTGACGACGGCGCTGGTGCGCACGGGACTGAGCGTCATCGCCGCCTCCGCGCCGAGCGCGGCGACCAGATCGAAGGCTAGCAACAGGTCCGCCTCACCCCGGCCCAGCCGCTGGGCATGAACCGCGCCCTGATTGGCGGCGATCCGCACATGGCTGTAGACCGCGCCGTTCTTCTGGCTGAGGCCGGTCATGTCGAACAGCGACATCGACAGGCCCTCGATATGCGCCGCCATGCCCAGCAGCGCGCCGACGGTGACGACGCCGGTGCCGCCGATGCCCGTGATCATGACATTATAGCCCGCGTCCCCGATCATGGCGCGCGGCGCGTCCGCAAGGTCGGCGAACAGCGCCTCATCGATCGTCAGCGCTTGGGGCTTGCGCGGTTCGGCGTCGTACACCGTCACGAAGGAGGGGCAGAATCCATTGAGGCAGCTATAATCCTTGTTGCAGCTCGACTGGTCGATCGCGCGTTTGCGGCCGAACTCGGTGTCTATCGGGACCAGGCTGACGCAGGTGGATTGCACCGAACAATCCCCGCAGCCCTCGCAGACCGATGGCGCAATGAACAGCCGCTTGGGCGGATTGGGAAAGGCGCCGGTCTTGCGGCGGCGACGCTTCTCCGCCGCGCAGGTCTGTTCGTAGATCAGGACCGTACAGCCGCTGACCTCCCGCAGCCGCTTCTGCACATCGTCCAGCGTATCGCGATGCCCGATCTCGACGCCTGCAGGCAGTTCGCGATTGCCCTCATGCCGCGATGGATCGTCGCTCAGCAGGATGATGGTCTTCACGCCCTCATCCTGCACCTGCCGTGCGATTTCGGCGACGGAGATGGGACCGTCAACCGGCTGCCCGCCGGTCATCGCCACCGCATCATTGTAGAGGATCTTGTAGGTGATGTTGACGCCGGACGCGACGGCCGCGCGGATCGCCAGCAGACCCGAATGATAATAGGTGCCATCACCCATATTCTGGAAAATATGCGGCGTGTCGGTGAACGGCGCCAGACCGATCCAGTTGCCGCCTTCCCCGCCCATTTGCGTGGGCAGCAACGCCACGTCGGGGCGGACGAAATTGACCATGGTATGACAGCCGATGCCGGTCATGCTGACGCTGCCATCCGGCACGCGGGTCGACCGGTTATGCGGGCAGCCGGAGCAGAAATAGGGGCTGCGACGTAGCGGTGCCGCGACCGCCTGGCCGGCACCCGCCAGACGGGATCGCGTCGCCCGCACAGCATCATTCGACAGCCCGAGCCGGTCGAGTCGATCGGCGATGGCGATCGCCAGCCCGGACGGGTCAAGCTGCACGATCGACGACAACAAGGGGGCGCCGTCCTCATCGGCCTTGCCGATGATCCGCGGATGACCGGGGATATTGACCAGCGTGGCCGCGATCTGCTGTTCTAGGAAGCTGCGCTTCTCCTCGATCACGAACAGCGTTTCCTGCGCCCGCGCGAAATCGATCAGGCCGACCGGTTCCAGCGGCCAGATGCACCCGACCTTGTAGAGCGACAGGCCCAGGGCAGCGGCGGCACCCTCGTCCAGACCCAGCAACGCGAGCGCGGCGCGAACATCGCCATAGGATTTGCCCGCCGCAACGATGCCCAGCGTCCGTTTCGGTGCATCAACCACGACCCGGTCGATGCCGTTGGCCCGCACGAAGGCGTGGACCAAGGGAAGACGATGCTCGACGACGATCTGTTCCTCGCGCAGCGGATTATAGGCCGCCTGCTCGATATTGATCCCGGTCGGCAGGTCAGCAGGGCGTTCCGGCACCGCTATATCGAAACCATCAAGGTCGAGGTCGATGGTGGCAGTCTGCTCGGCAACCTCGTTCACGCATTTGATGCCGACCCACGATCCGCTGAAGCGTGACAGCGCGATGCCGAGCAGCCCGAAGCGCAATATCTCCTCTACATTGGCGGGATAGAGCGACGGAATGAGGCTTGCCGCCACTGCCTGTTCGCTCTGGTGCGCGACGGTGGAGGATTTGCCCGCATGATCGTCACCATAGAAGACGAGCACGCCACCGTTGCGATGCGCGCCGGCATAATTGCCGTGCTTGAACGCGTCACCGGACCGGTCGACCCCCGGACCCTTGCCGTACCAGGCTGCGAACACACCATCATAGCGTGGGTTTGGCACAGCATCGAGCTGCTGCGTGCCGCGGACGGCGGTGGCGGCGATGTCTTCGTTGACCCCAGGCTGGAACCGGATATTCGCAGCTGTCAATCGATCGCCGATTGACCATAAGGTGGTATCGACATTGCCGAGAGGCGATCCACGATATCCAGTGATGTAGCCTGCGGTATTGAGTCCGCGGCGTTGATCCATGTCCTTTTGCGCGAGCATCACGCGTGCAATCGCCTGCGTGCCGTTCATTACGACACGCCCCCGGCTCAAGGCCCATTTGTCGTCCAGAGACACCGTCCGTAACGCCACAATCGCTGATCCAGGCACACCATTCTCCCAATGGAATGGCACTTTAGCGGGGGATCGTCCCGTCCGCTGTCAATCTGGCGACACCCACCCACAAAAGATCTGCGGTGTCGCGAAAGCGACAGCGAGAGCACATCGCGCCCGCTAGGTTGCTGACAGGGGGAAGGACTCATCCATGCAAAATCATCATAATATTATGGACCTGCGTCGTGCGGCCGTACGGGCGTTACCGCGTCCGATCTTCGACTATCTCGACGGCGGGGCGGAAGACGAAATCGTTCTGCGCCGTGCGACCAGCGCTTATGATGACATCGAGTTGCTTCCGCAGGCGCTGGTTGATCTGTCGGCGTCCAATCACCAAACGCAGATTTTCGGACGCACCATCCCATTCCCCTTGATGCTGGCGCCGACGGGTCTGACCCGCTTGTTTCACAAGGATGCCGAAGTCGCGGTCGCCGAAGCAGCTAACAAGGCCGGATTACCGTATTGCCT
This genomic stretch from Sphingomonas panacis harbors:
- the tnpB gene encoding transposase, translating into MRSLALQIQQSFKRDPHAGDLYVFRGRRGDLCKILWHDGIGMSLYAN
- a CDS encoding transposase, giving the protein MGQVTIISGVERRRSWSDEQKRALVMAVSQPGANAAEIAREADLRPGQIYRWRRQMFGDGQGFAAVAVKPDPAPPMGPAVVVELGSITVRLAADTPPDLAAAVLRSLRR
- a CDS encoding DsbA family protein, which encodes MRAIKSWLIASMMVLSLILLPATWAGADADLKRFESHKAKTQSQFKALPQAVINLREGRRFPFFGRDNPAGVVRGLTILVCSIQSPSCAKTYRQARQSANALQGLRIIYLEMPSAQPGGVDMAKLVLAAAREAKLSEFLDAVTNDPTSTGHPDAAAAQAGLDWRKLQADAGSDVVNEEHEAIRRFLGEVHISDVPFFGGMLRTIQKDGQPDDSTFVVTQPFASKDFKQNVDAMMHCRTAHFADVAIGRYHCDG
- a CDS encoding amidohydrolase family protein; protein product: MCKHHSQDNAGALPTAATPGQYHPGGKAGGGSPILDNARRSTPSEMPSASGEDGRRLLIRGGSVLSMDPHVGDFACADVLVSGRRIEAVGPNIDAGDAAILDAHGMIVMPGFVDTHHHQFETALRGFLADGILINDGLPHSAINYHEDILQKFSMVYRPQDVYISELFGSLSQIDAGVTTVMDVSQIHHSPEHSDAAVQALRDAGRRAVFGYFEGWGDRAQYPLDARRLKSEHFSSDDQLLTMAMGGEIYLPGHAEAWKIGRELAIPIALHVVGTFGVQAVFDELARSGQFGADNIFIHMTGMSDLAWKAAADAGAHISLSVPIEMTMRHGMPPIQKALDLGMQPSLSSDVECTMTADPFTQMRSAMTLQRAFVNERALSGDSDLPDMVTSRDAIRFATIEGAKGLKLDRKIGSLTPGKDADILLLDASAINVAPLNHVTGAVVTLMERSNVDTVMVAGAIRKWRGEVVGVDVAKLRSELEASRDYLFEASGISRDIFR
- a CDS encoding SDR family NAD(P)-dependent oxidoreductase, giving the protein MTKANYGLSGKKIVFVGASSGIGLAVATEFARQGVDLTITSHLDDVFEARDAIQKETGAKVTALKFDISRREEVIAAFADMGDIDVLVNNAGIGIPTPPADRSDKNAETFVRHFEVNVFGLYWCAQEAIARMKPGGKIIFTASIWARLAMKGNFLAYISSKHAVLGMVRSLACDLGEKGITVNAVCPGSMATEMNMNGLTADDQAALMAQMVIRPGLIDPKHLAGAYMFLASDGASEITGQEISVDRGQSIGGNQG
- a CDS encoding indolepyruvate ferredoxin oxidoreductase family protein; translated protein: MPFHWENGVPGSAIVALRTVSLDDKWALSRGRVVMNGTQAIARVMLAQKDMDQRRGLNTAGYITGYRGSPLGNVDTTLWSIGDRLTAANIRFQPGVNEDIAATAVRGTQQLDAVPNPRYDGVFAAWYGKGPGVDRSGDAFKHGNYAGAHRNGGVLVFYGDDHAGKSSTVAHQSEQAVAASLIPSLYPANVEEILRFGLLGIALSRFSGSWVGIKCVNEVAEQTATIDLDLDGFDIAVPERPADLPTGINIEQAAYNPLREEQIVVEHRLPLVHAFVRANGIDRVVVDAPKRTLGIVAAGKSYGDVRAALALLGLDEGAAAALGLSLYKVGCIWPLEPVGLIDFARAQETLFVIEEKRSFLEQQIAATLVNIPGHPRIIGKADEDGAPLLSSIVQLDPSGLAIAIADRLDRLGLSNDAVRATRSRLAGAGQAVAAPLRRSPYFCSGCPHNRSTRVPDGSVSMTGIGCHTMVNFVRPDVALLPTQMGGEGGNWIGLAPFTDTPHIFQNMGDGTYYHSGLLAIRAAVASGVNITYKILYNDAVAMTGGQPVDGPISVAEIARQVQDEGVKTIILLSDDPSRHEGNRELPAGVEIGHRDTLDDVQKRLREVSGCTVLIYEQTCAAEKRRRRKTGAFPNPPKRLFIAPSVCEGCGDCSVQSTCVSLVPIDTEFGRKRAIDQSSCNKDYSCLNGFCPSFVTVYDAEPRKPQALTIDEALFADLADAPRAMIGDAGYNVMITGIGGTGVVTVGALLGMAAHIEGLSMSLFDMTGLSQKNGAVYSHVRIAANQGAVHAQRLGRGEADLLLAFDLVAALGAEAAMTLSPVRTSAVVNGDVSPTLAFQFNRDFDPDTTLLTAQLRRAVDTDSFTGANASAIALAIMGDTIGANLFLLGVAAQGGKLPVGVEAIEQAVALNGVAVPFNIRAFRLGRLYAADPRAVLDMARGATPQPPPRAQTVDEIVEHRAAHLTAYQNAALAQRYRDVMAQVRAVDAGVASGNDRMSRTVAWTYAKLLAYKDEYEVARMLTDNRLRADIAKAFDDKARIAFNLAPPILGGGLVNGRPRKREFGSWILGPLSVLARLRGLRGSAFDPFGYTAERRMERGLIADYTQLLSATLAALTPANYDRAVALLAAADEIRGYGPVKDQAVAAYRTKLAELDAAFRETPIASDPPRPLVRAG